A window of Pedobacter lusitanus contains these coding sequences:
- a CDS encoding MarR family winged helix-turn-helix transcriptional regulator encodes MSTINPFLKTLMNLAKVQAVIARRFDRLNIHGIGFNDFMILYLLQQAAGEKMRRVDLADKIGITASGITRMLLPMEKIGLVTREANERDARVSYVVLTAQGRQLFEDAGKTASLLSQEIIPAEKPKDIQLLNDMLARLGGNIT; translated from the coding sequence ATGTCAACAATAAATCCTTTTCTTAAAACATTAATGAACCTGGCAAAAGTGCAGGCTGTTATAGCCAGACGGTTCGATCGTTTAAATATCCATGGTATTGGTTTTAATGATTTTATGATCCTCTATCTGTTACAGCAAGCTGCTGGTGAAAAAATGAGAAGGGTAGACCTGGCCGATAAAATAGGGATTACTGCATCGGGAATAACCAGAATGTTATTGCCAATGGAAAAAATAGGTCTGGTGACAAGAGAAGCAAATGAGCGTGATGCAAGAGTGAGTTATGTTGTTCTTACAGCGCAGGGCAGGCAATTATTTGAAGACGCTGGGAAGACGGCCAGCTTATTGTCCCAGGAAATAATTCCGGCAGAAAAACCAAAAGATATCCAGTTGTTAAATGATATGCTGGCCAGGCTTGGTGGTAATATTACCTGA
- a CDS encoding helix-turn-helix domain-containing protein, whose protein sequence is MDFLHDSFAIEVVSYAEWQERSKTNNFFELVYVLEGKGMQSVNSIKLPFQENDIHLLPAAKCYQYIIEESTRFLFVRFTSNYFIPLSNDQVDYSSWFSRLNFILANHIHHPGALIQDTGDREQVKRLLEAVLYEYERRDICSAFIIRTNLVSILAILSRNAQKGILKGKVIADSKFADLLYFINFHMINKDMISIEYLSANFGISATYFSEYFRRNAGESFQDYVLKSKLRIAESRVVYTTSSIKEIAWELGFTDSSHLNRMMKKHFGKGMLQIRKGA, encoded by the coding sequence ATGGATTTTTTACATGATAGTTTTGCTATAGAGGTTGTCAGCTATGCAGAATGGCAGGAGAGAAGCAAAACCAATAACTTTTTTGAGCTGGTATACGTGCTCGAAGGAAAAGGTATGCAAAGCGTAAACAGTATCAAATTGCCGTTTCAGGAAAACGATATTCATTTACTTCCTGCTGCAAAATGTTATCAGTATATTATTGAAGAATCTACCCGTTTTCTATTTGTGAGGTTTACCAGCAATTATTTTATTCCTTTATCAAATGATCAGGTTGACTATAGTTCGTGGTTTAGCCGTCTGAATTTTATTCTGGCTAATCATATACATCATCCTGGTGCACTTATTCAGGATACCGGAGACAGGGAACAGGTGAAAAGATTACTGGAGGCAGTGCTTTATGAGTATGAACGCAGGGATATTTGTTCTGCGTTTATTATCAGAACTAACCTGGTATCTATACTGGCAATTCTTTCGCGCAATGCGCAGAAAGGGATTTTAAAAGGAAAAGTAATTGCTGATTCCAAATTTGCAGACCTTTTGTATTTTATTAATTTCCATATGATTAATAAGGATATGATCAGTATAGAATATCTTTCGGCAAATTTTGGTATTTCAGCAACTTATTTTAGTGAATACTTCAGGAGAAATGCCGGAGAAAGTTTTCAGGATTATGTGCTGAAATCGAAACTGCGTATTGCAGAATCCCGTGTGGTTTATACCACTTCTTCCATCAAGGAAATTGCCTGGGAACTTGGCTTTACAGACAGCAGTCATCT
- a CDS encoding zinc-dependent alcohol dehydrogenase family protein, with translation MKTVQLTKFGIDNFTINEVEIPTPSANQVLVRIKAVSLNYLDVILAQGSFDPYLSFPYTPASDGSGIVEQVGSNVTRWKAGDRVAIQYVQKWTKGKIDQESNSVRVAWQTPGVLSQYVCIPDYGLVKAPDNLSFEETATLPIAALTAWHGLINQANLQLGQTVLTQGTGGVSLFALQIAKAAGARVIATTSSNEKAEKLRKAGADEVIDYTQHPEWHKQVLSLTNGQGADITLDIAGTKTIEQSLLSVKENGFVGTAGFISGAALPLDIHRHKINLSFLRIQGLAVGSAESFTALNRAIEIADIHPVIDSVFTLDTVHDAYRRLQEGQHFGKIVITV, from the coding sequence ATGAAAACAGTACAACTAACTAAATTCGGCATCGATAACTTCACCATAAACGAAGTAGAAATTCCAACCCCGTCTGCAAACCAGGTACTGGTCAGAATCAAGGCGGTCTCCCTAAATTATCTCGACGTAATTTTAGCACAGGGAAGTTTTGATCCCTATCTCTCTTTTCCCTATACGCCAGCCTCTGATGGCAGCGGTATTGTAGAACAGGTAGGCTCAAATGTAACCAGATGGAAAGCAGGTGACCGGGTTGCCATACAATACGTACAGAAATGGACAAAGGGAAAGATTGATCAGGAAAGTAATTCAGTCCGTGTAGCCTGGCAAACTCCTGGAGTCCTGTCCCAATATGTCTGTATCCCTGATTACGGCCTGGTAAAAGCCCCTGATAACCTCAGTTTTGAAGAAACGGCAACCCTGCCCATAGCAGCCTTAACAGCATGGCATGGGCTGATTAACCAGGCCAATCTGCAACTTGGCCAAACAGTACTTACCCAGGGTACCGGAGGTGTCTCCCTGTTTGCCCTGCAAATAGCAAAAGCCGCGGGTGCAAGAGTCATTGCAACCACAAGCAGTAATGAAAAGGCCGAAAAACTCAGAAAAGCCGGAGCCGATGAAGTCATCGATTATACCCAGCATCCTGAGTGGCACAAACAGGTACTTTCACTAACCAATGGCCAGGGCGCTGATATTACGCTGGATATTGCCGGAACAAAAACCATAGAACAATCACTGCTGTCAGTTAAAGAAAATGGTTTTGTAGGTACCGCCGGTTTTATTTCCGGGGCTGCTCTGCCACTGGATATCCACCGGCATAAAATAAATCTGTCTTTTCTGCGCATACAGGGACTCGCTGTAGGCAGTGCTGAAAGCTTTACTGCACTAAACCGGGCGATTGAGATTGCAGATATACATCCGGTAATTGATTCAGTATTTACACTGGATACTGTTCATGACGCTTATCGAAGACTTCAGGAAGGGCAACACTTCGGAAAGATTGTTATTACAGTCTGA
- a CDS encoding phosphotransferase, translating to MQIPENLIPAAKLAAVEKALFKTFDTTAVEEIILLTGGLSASAVYRIKVNDQYYVLKLDNPVPVIQDDQLSCMEIAAAAGIAPAVYHLDKAAGVTITGFIPPVPLVFDHPDKLLSELAKTIRRIHELPYFPHENSLQDTVDGLIGQFKMSGMLTGPVFDECFAHYETIRQQYPWFDTDKVSSHNDLNPNNMVFDGKKIWIIDWDAAFKNDRYVDLAITANFYITTQEQEELFLETYFGRDLHSYHRARFFVMRLVCRLVYAMLMFKLADGSKTGGIKHNPEMNNISLKELKIQLGSGALSLADYNGQMFFGKALMNEALHYMQSPRFAQSIALL from the coding sequence ATGCAAATCCCTGAAAATTTGATACCTGCTGCAAAACTGGCAGCAGTTGAAAAGGCATTGTTTAAAACCTTTGATACCACTGCAGTAGAAGAAATCATTTTACTAACGGGTGGCCTTTCTGCCTCTGCAGTATATAGAATAAAAGTTAACGATCAGTATTATGTACTGAAACTGGACAATCCTGTGCCAGTCATTCAGGATGATCAGCTTAGCTGTATGGAAATTGCAGCTGCAGCAGGCATTGCACCTGCGGTTTATCATCTGGATAAGGCAGCGGGTGTCACTATCACCGGTTTTATTCCGCCTGTGCCGCTTGTTTTTGATCATCCTGATAAATTACTGTCTGAACTGGCCAAAACTATCAGAAGGATACATGAACTGCCATATTTTCCTCATGAAAATAGTTTACAGGATACCGTTGACGGACTTATAGGGCAGTTCAAAATGTCCGGCATGCTGACGGGACCTGTTTTTGATGAATGTTTTGCTCATTATGAAACTATCAGACAGCAATATCCATGGTTTGATACTGATAAGGTATCAAGTCATAATGATCTCAATCCCAATAATATGGTTTTTGATGGTAAAAAGATATGGATCATTGACTGGGATGCAGCTTTTAAAAATGACCGTTATGTGGATCTGGCTATAACAGCCAATTTTTATATCACTACACAGGAACAGGAAGAGTTGTTTCTGGAAACCTACTTTGGCAGGGATCTTCATAGTTATCACCGGGCGAGATTCTTTGTCATGCGTCTTGTATGCCGGCTGGTATATGCTATGCTGATGTTTAAACTGGCAGACGGTTCAAAGACCGGCGGTATAAAACACAATCCTGAGATGAATAATATCAGTTTAAAGGAGTTGAAAATCCAGCTGGGCAGCGGAGCATTAAGTCTGGCAGACTATAATGGGCAAATGTTTTTTGGCAAGGCCTTAATGAATGAAGCACTGCATTATATGCAATCCCCGCGTTTTGCTCAATCCATAGCGCTTCTGTAA
- a CDS encoding carboxymuconolactone decarboxylase family protein — protein sequence MNYQEISKETIGYLYKSHQSIRKSAADLMLIKLAELYVSQLNGCAYCCSFHSAELREAGMDQSIIDQLPGWKHSDAFDHRQKSVLQWTESITRMHGDFKELRSRMEASFSEKELVDLTASISLMNTLNRLRITLSDTPEKN from the coding sequence ATGAACTATCAGGAAATATCAAAAGAGACTATAGGCTATTTATACAAATCGCATCAGAGCATCAGGAAATCAGCAGCAGATTTAATGCTGATTAAACTGGCAGAACTCTACGTATCCCAGCTAAACGGCTGTGCTTACTGCTGCAGTTTCCATTCAGCCGAGTTACGTGAAGCAGGAATGGATCAAAGCATTATTGATCAATTACCAGGCTGGAAACACAGTGATGCATTTGATCACAGACAAAAATCTGTACTGCAATGGACAGAATCAATCACCAGAATGCATGGCGATTTTAAGGAATTAAGAAGCCGGATGGAAGCCAGTTTCAGCGAGAAAGAGCTGGTAGATCTTACAGCCTCCATCTCCTTAATGAATACCCTGAACCGTCTTCGGATTACACTAAGTGATACACCTGAAAAAAATTAA